TGATGTCTATCACACAGGACAAGAAACGGCGCCAGAAGAGCAAGATTACCAAGCCTCTCTCGGACTTGGGTGTCTACACTAAAGGTTACAAGTGGCACAGCTTCACATCTGTCGACAGTCAGCGCTACAACCATGTGTATTCTTTTGCTGAACGGTCGTTCGAGAGCATTTGCCGTGAACACGAGAACAAGGTCATGTTCGAAAAACACAACCGAAAGTACTTGACGCGAGTCTATCCGTCTGGTTTCCGCTTGCGGTCTTCCAACTTTGATCCTCTCAAGTTTTGGCGGCGCGGTGTGCAAATGGCTGCCCTCAACTGGCAAACGTACGACATTGGTATGCAGTTGAACCAAGCTATGTTTGCTGCAGGCACCGATCGCACGGGGTATATCCTCAAGCCAGAGAGTCTTCGCGTCTCCGACCCATTCGACGCCGAAAAGAAGCTCAAGGCCGAACGGAAGCGTGTCGAGTTCTCGGTTGACGTGATTTCGGCCCAGCAACTGCCCCGCCCAAGCAGCATCGGACCCGATGACAACATCAATCCGTATATCGAGATTGAAATGTTCAGTGCTGATGATCGTGGCCAGAGTCGGGTTGTTGGAGAAGGGGGCATGAATGCTTCTGCGCGCAACGGCATTTCTGGACTCGGTTTCCCACACAGGCGGCGCACCAAGATTGAACAAAGCAATGGGTACAGCCCCATCTTCAACGATCGTTTCAAGCTGTCGCTTGACACTAAGTATCCCGACTTGGTATTTGTCCGTTGGGTTGTCTGGAGCTCTCCCGATGGACGCACTCCTGGCAACAACAGTGTCCAGTTGGCCACCTTCACGGCAAAGCTTAGCAGCTTGTCTCAGGGCTACCGATATCTGCCCTTGTATGACGGCAGTGGTGATCAGTTCTTGTTCTCGACCCTTTTCTGCAAGATCGCCAAAAAAGAGCCCGTCCCTGTTGCGCGATCGGAGGTCGAAGAACTCAGGGCGGAGAGAATGGGTATTCTCCGACAGATCAGTCAAACCGTCTTCAAGCGTGGTACCTCCACTGAACGGGATAGGGATCAACAGTCGGAGAAGGGCAGCGAGTCTTTCGCGAGCCCGGAAGACAGATACACAACTTCTCCAGTTTTAACTCCTACCGTTTCTGCTACATCAACGACATCATCGTTGCCCCTATCATAGATGTGCGGTTAGCCATCTATTTCTCGTTCCATCCTTCTCTTTCAACATTTTCATTATACTGTTCgattttttgttttttttttttttttttcgattATCAAGACTCATCTTCTCTCATCTCCAACCATGTGCCAATAAAAGGAGCGGCGTttttgatttgatttttttttaaatGGGAGCTTATGGTGCATTGCGGTGACTCATGGGCGAAAGCCATGGCATTTGACATCTTCTTGTCATATTCTTGTTCATTTTCTGTTACCAACGGACTATGCATGGAGTGTCTTTCACTTCCATCTATAGCATACCGTTGGGTTTCTTTTTACTGCCATTTGTTTTCCACTTCTTCCACCTTTCTTGCTACTGGATGTGCTTTACTATACCTGTCTGGCGATACCCTATGTTTGCATCTCCTTTGTCTTGCTCGAGCTATACTTTCGTTGCATATGTTATGTTTATTTCGGGTATGGGATTTCGGTCATCAGGTTGGTTCAAGGGAATCGGTCAGGATGGACAGCATTTGTGGGAGTCACCAAGGAAAAAATGGGTTGCATTATCAGAGATGCATAGCGGTGGATCTCATACATATAAGAGGGCGTGAAGATACACGCACCTCAATGGCGAGATTTTGTGTTCGATTATCTTGCTATGGTTCACCGGGATTTTGAGAACACATCTCGCCCCGGCCATGGTTCAGGAGTCATGTCGGTCTTTATACTTTCTGCTACTTGTTTTATTAATATGATCACGCGCGACTGGATCGCGCTTTTATATCACATCATGTTACTGTTCTCTGCTCTTATATTGTATGATTAGATTATAGTAGCTTGATGCTACTCGATTGTTGGGCCGTTTTCGGGATATAACGAAATCTGACGATATCGCATGTTCATATATCTTTCCCACAACTATGCATGAATTGATTCGCTTTCGAGGGCTTCAGTTTTGCTTCTATATCCTCCTCTTGTGGACTTATATCGTGGCATAGTCCAGTTGACTTGCCAGGCTGACCGCCTCGGTCAACCTTCCTGAAGTGGTTCCAAAAGGCAACGTGACGCTTGTTGTTCATCAACCATCTCAGGAACGACGATACCCCAGACCAATTACTTTTTGCTCAACTTTACAGCCTTAATCAATTCAACCGCAGCCATGGATCCTTTTTCAGCAGAGGGTGGTATGTCTCTCCAAACCACATTGAACCAACCCCTCTTTCAACCCCAGTCTCCGTACTCCGTGTACACATAGCCAAAAACTAACTCCCTTCCCAACAACCAGAACTCATCAACATCCACAGTGCCTTCCACCAAGGCCAATACCAATCCGTCCTAGACTTCGACACCTCCGCGCTCTCCCCCGAAAACCACCTTCCCGCCCGCGTCCTGCAGCTCCGCGCCAAAATCGCCCTCGGCCAGCCCGACCAAGTCCTCTCCGAAATCCAGAACGAAGACGAACCGGACCTCGCTGCCGTGAAGGCGCTGGCGCAGCATTCGGCGGGCGATGAGGAGACTGCGGTGAAGACTGCGCAGGAGCTGGCTGAGAATTATCCGGAGAACGCGAGTGTGCTGGTTTGTGCTGGGACGGTGTTGGCGGCGACggggagggaggaggaggcgtTGGGGGTTTTGAGTAAGCATCAGGGGAGTCTTGATGCGTATGTTTCCTCTTTACACTGCTATGGGAGAAGATTTGGGGAGAGGCTGATTGGGTATAGGGTCGCTTTGATCGTTCAGATCCATCTCCAGCAGAATCGGACCGATCTGGCGCTTAAGGAAGTGCAGGCTGCGAAGCGTTGGGCTCAGGATTCGCTTTTGGTGAATCTGGCTGAGTCATGGGTTGGAATGAGAGTTGTATGTTCAATTTTCCTTTATGCCTTTGTTTGATTGCGAATTGGTTCTAACCATGATTACTTCGTACAGGGCGGCGAACAATACCAATCCGCATTCTACGTCTACGAAGAACTCGCATCCGCCCCTAGTACCACTGCTGCGGTGTCGATTGCCGGCCAGGCCGTTGCGGAACTGCATCTGGGACGGATCCCCGAGGCCGAGGCTGCGCTGTCGGCTGCTCTGGAGAAATACCCCGATGACGTGGAGTTGATTGCCAACACGATTGTTCTGAATGTGCTGGCTGGGAAGCCGACTGAGGAGTTGGAGTCGTATGTCCCCCTCTTTCCGCCCATTCTTTCCGAGTATCTTGTGTGAATCTTGAGACTAACTGTTTCACAGACGTCTCCAGCAGGTTCAACCGTCGCATACCCTTTTGTCCGATATTCAAGAGAAGAGCGAGCTGTTCGATACGGCGGCTGCCAAGTATGCTCCGCGGGTGTCTTCATGAATTCTGTCTTGATAATTTCCCGCGATTCGCATTTGCTATAGATATACCAACATTGATTGCCGAGTTACTTAATGAATTCCATACGACGGCTCAACTATCCCTAGTGTAGTCGTCAGATGCATAGCAAATACCTCATTAACTGCTAATCCGATCAGCCAACCATTTCTCTATCGCTCTTCCCTGCCGTGTACCTGTTTCACCACCATACATCATCGGCGCATGGGTCTCCCTGTCACCAACCACAAACTCAATCTCAGTCCCCGACGACCGCACCTTATCCACAAACGCCTCGATGGGCGAAAGCAAAATCTCGTCCCCGCCAGCCGTAATCATCAGCGCCTTCGCCCTGACATCTCTCCACCACTCCGCGGGCACCTGTAACGGCTCGCTCCAGGGATCACCCTCACCGTTGCGCGCATCCAAATACGCGGAGGACCATTTGTCCGTGTTTGCGGCCGAGATGATGTCGCTGTAATGGTTTGTTTTTATGGTGGGCCAGTCTGTGCGGAAAGAAACCCAGGGTGCTATGCCTAAAACACCTGCTAGTGAtgcatcttcctcatcgtcagTGAGGGAGAGTGGTTCGATCTCGGAGTGTGGATGGGCAATGTGCGTAAGAACAGAGAATGCGAGGTTCCCGCCAGCGGAATCACCACCTAGGAAGACGTCAGATGGCTTGCGGATGGTCAGGATATAGCGCAGGGCATCGACGGCTTGGGCGAGTTGAGTCGGATACACGGCGTTCGGAGTCAATGTGTAGgtaaggaagaaaaaggcaATGTTTTCACCCGTTGTATTGAGGGAGTTGAGGAGCTGTGTGCAGAAGGCGAAATGTTCAGGTGTTCCGGGGAGTGCAAATCCGCCTCCTGTACAGAAGGTACGAAGTTAGATGTATACTCTGTCAAGGGTAAGAGGGATGGGGAGCAGGGACGTACCGTGATAATAAATCACCACCTTTTTGGCATTCTTCTTACCAACCCAGTGGCCAAAGGCGCCGTGGTTCAAAGAGATTGTAACCGGCTGGACTTTCTGGCTGATAGACCAGTCCTCATAGTTCTTATTCGTGGAAGGGGCCAAATACCTTTAAGGCCATGTCAGCCATTTCATTCAGACAAGTTCAGTAGAGGATATAAAAACTTACTGGGTTTGCCTAAACGACAACCGCAGAATGCCCTTGTGTATAAGTTGACGGAAGATATGGAGACGATATGTCCTTGTACCGTTCTTTCCTCGAAACAAGCCCGTAACTGAGGCGTAGAGGGCCGAGGtgaggatggagagaagGGCGGGGAAGAGGTCGATCTTCTCCCAGAGGGAAAGACCGGGAGATGAGGATGGTTTGTTATCTGCTTTCATTGTTGAGGATATGGTGGTGATAGTGAAAGGCAGGTTAAATGTGAGGTGGATGACTTTTAATATGGAAAGAGGGGTCCCTCGCATCAAACGGGCGCGTGTATGCCTTAGCCTTTCTTTCAATGTGTGATATTGACCGTACTTCGGCGTCCTTGAGATGGCGAAATGAGGAGAAAGCTGATTGACCTCGGTTGTTGCCGATCCTAAGAAGCAATGCATGATTCATTGACCATACATGTTTTCCGCTTGACTTTGTCCAAGTGAGAGTCGAGTCACATAAACATGATCTGTCGTTTATTGACCATAGGATAATCCATAGAAATAATGTTACATTTGTGCCTATTCCCACTAGTTGCCGTTCGCCATGTCTTCCTTGCCCGTCAAATCGCAGAATGCCCTGAAGGTGGTGAAAATTCTCTCGTCCTCCTCCCCTCCATCGGTGTTCTCAATGATACATTCAGCAGTCGCTCCGATGAAAAACACATATCCCTCCTTGATTTCCTCCGACTTGTTCGCAACCCGAATCTTACCCTTTCCACCAGTGCAGATCAGGATGCTGGGCCCAGCAAGTCCATCAAAAGTCGCCTTAGCTCCGGTTCTGTTCAGGTCAGTCTTCACCACGCTGAATTCCTCGATCGGAGGATCGTAGAGAAGGCAGGACGATCCGCTTGAGTACGCTGGCACATTCAGCACGGCATACGGATAGTCAACAGGTTCCAGCTTCTGCTCCTCGATCGGTGCGTATGAGTAGGTCAACATGTTGGTAAGAGTTTCCACATCCTTGAACTTGGGGGTAAAACCAGCGCGCACAACGTTGTCAGAGGAtgccatgcattcaatgatATCTCCGGAGATGTACGCATGAATGTCGTCGGCTTTCAGGAACATGGCCTCACCGGGCTCCATGGTGACAAAGTTGAGGAAAAAGAACACAAACAGCCCAATGTCGTTGGGGAACTGGCCGTTAAGACGGCGGATGATGGCGGCCAGCTCTGTGGGACTGCTAGGGCTGCCCACGGGGAAGCCATTCGAAGCAGCAAAAGTCTCTGGGGAGCTCTCTGCAGCGGCAATGGTGTCCTTTGTAGCTGCCTCAATCTTCTCCGGGGTTGACTGCATCAGCGTGTTGAAGACAGCGCGCAACGCGTCTTTGTTCTTTTGCTTGACGTCGGAGTCTTCAGAGTCTTCAGCTCCTTTGACAGCGTTCTCGAACTGGCTGGCTGCCTCTTCGCCCACAAGCTCCCGAAGCGGCTTCAGAGCGTTAAGGAAATAGACAATCTCTGTCAACGGACGGAACCCACACAGTCCTTCAAACGGCGTGACCGCGATAGTCATTTCCGGTTTGTGGTTGTCATCTGGAGGCCGGTAGTTAGGATTGGAACAAGAAACCATGTTATAGTACCACAGGACTTTACTTACCAGGGTAATTTCGGGAATCTTTAGCGTGGAGTTGCTCCGCCAATTTCTTGTTCGGGTGCGCTTGGATACTCAGAGCTTTCTGGATCGAAAGCACCTTGAAGAGGAACGGGAGCTTCCCACCATATCGCTCGCTGACCTCTGTGGAAATCAAGGCCTGATTATCTTGGACCAGGTCCAACAGTGTCCTCTGAGTCTCAACATCTTTGGACGGCAGCGAAGGATGCGTGCCCATCCACAGCTGGAATCACAGTCAACGCAGGCAGTCCATTAGCATTGTTTAATGTATTTCCCCCCTAGGAACTCACCTCAGCATAAGGCTTCTCTGCCTCTATCGAAAAGTCCGGGGCAGCTGTGGTGGCTGCAAATCTGGCAGCAGCCGACTCCTGGCCGATCTTGCCTATGACGATATTCAGTACGGGGACCCCACGGAGAAATAACCAACATTCTTACCCCAGTCATAGCTGTTGACACCTATTCAATTGACATGTACAGTTAGTCTCTCACTATAGCTACTACCAGTGAATTCACAACACATACCACACTGGAGACGAAGCAATGGGACCTGCATTGTTGGCTGTTGGTTCTGAGTAATGACTTGAAGATGAGTGAATGCAAGTTGTAGATAAAGTACGTGGCCAGTAGAAGAAGTCTCTGGCGCCCGTAGGATATCTTCTCTTTGTCTTTGATGTcgctctctctttcttcttccttgctCTCTGTTCTTCGATATTTTCGTGGCTTGTTGAAGCTTGTCCTCTTTTTGATCGCCGTTTACTGCTTCTCCCACCGCAACCCCTCCATTCCTC
This Aspergillus chevalieri M1 DNA, chromosome 3, nearly complete sequence DNA region includes the following protein-coding sequences:
- a CDS encoding putative Coatomer subunit epsilon (COG:U;~EggNog:ENOG410PJM1;~InterPro:IPR011990,IPR006822;~PFAM:PF13174;~go_function: GO:0005198 - structural molecule activity [Evidence IEA];~go_function: GO:0005515 - protein binding [Evidence IEA];~go_process: GO:0006890 - retrograde vesicle-mediated transport, Golgi to endoplasmic reticulum [Evidence IEA]) is translated as MDPFSAEGELINIHSAFHQGQYQSVLDFDTSALSPENHLPARVLQLRAKIALGQPDQVLSEIQNEDEPDLAAVKALAQHSAGDEETAVKTAQELAENYPENASVLVCAGTVLAATGREEEALGVLSKHQGSLDAYVSSLHCYGRRFGERLIGYRVALIVQIHLQQNRTDLALKEVQAAKRWAQDSLLVNLAESWVGMRVGGEQYQSAFYVYEELASAPSTTAAVSIAGQAVAELHLGRIPEAEAALSAALEKYPDDVELIANTIVLNVLAGKPTEELESRLQQVQPSHTLLSDIQEKSELFDTAAAKYAPRVSS
- a CDS encoding putative 6-hexanolactone hydrolase (CAZy:CE10;~COG:I;~EggNog:ENOG410PMK8;~InterPro:IPR029058,IPR013094;~MEROPS:MER0034961;~PFAM:PF10340,PF07859;~TransMembrane:1 (o21-41i);~go_function: GO:0016787 - hydrolase activity [Evidence IEA]), with translation MKADNKPSSSPGLSLWEKIDLFPALLSILTSALYASVTGLFRGKNGTRTYRLHIFRQLIHKGILRLSFRQTQYLAPSTNKNYEDWSISQKVQPVTISLNHGAFGHWVGKKNAKKVVIYYHGGGFALPGTPEHFAFCTQLLNSLNTTGENIAFFFLTYTLTPNAVYPTQLAQAVDALRYILTIRKPSDVFLGGDSAGGNLAFSVLTHIAHPHSEIEPLSLTDDEEDASLAGVLGIAPWVSFRTDWPTIKTNHYSDIISAANTDKWSSAYLDARNGEGDPWSEPLQVPAEWWRDVRAKALMITAGGDEILLSPIEAFVDKVRSSGTEIEFVVGDRETHAPMMYGGETGTRQGRAIEKWLADRISS
- the pmi1 gene encoding mannose-6-phosphate isomerase pmi1 (COG:G;~EggNog:ENOG410PFMA;~InterPro:IPR018050,IPR016305,IPR014710,IPR001250, IPR011051;~PFAM:PF01238;~go_function: GO:0004476 - mannose-6-phosphate isomerase activity [Evidence IEA];~go_function: GO:0008270 - zinc ion binding [Evidence IEA];~go_process: GO:0005975 - carbohydrate metabolic process [Evidence IEA];~go_process: GO:0009298 - GDP-mannose biosynthetic process [Evidence IEA]), with translation MQVPLLRLQCGVNSYDWGKIGQESAAARFAATTAAPDFSIEAEKPYAELWMGTHPSLPSKDVETQRTLLDLVQDNQALISTEVSERYGGKLPFLFKVLSIQKALSIQAHPNKKLAEQLHAKDSRNYPDDNHKPEMTIAVTPFEGLCGFRPLTEIVYFLNALKPLRELVGEEAASQFENAVKGAEDSEDSDVKQKNKDALRAVFNTLMQSTPEKIEAATKDTIAAAESSPETFAASNGFPVGSPSSPTELAAIIRRLNGQFPNDIGLFVFFFLNFVTMEPGEAMFLKADDIHAYISGDIIECMASSDNVVRAGFTPKFKDVETLTNMLTYSYAPIEEQKLEPVDYPYAVLNVPAYSSGSSCLLYDPPIEEFSVVKTDLNRTGAKATFDGLAGPSILICTGGKGKIRVANKSEEIKEGYVFFIGATAECIIENTDGGEEDERIFTTFRAFCDLTGKEDMANGN